The Elusimicrobiota bacterium genome includes a region encoding these proteins:
- a CDS encoding pseudouridine synthase: protein MAPRMLMLHKPKGYVVTLCDEKGRKTVYDLLPDWARAEGWMPAGRLDLDSRGLLLFAKEGKVLDALTRPGHLLKTYEVWVRGLVTPEHVRQALAGVETPEGLCRAREVEVLGRAGPKTRVRVKLDEGKNRHIRRIFGALKDPKFGTALKVLELKRVAVGGLELDVASGQWRFLSDGEAAHLL, encoded by the coding sequence ATGGCGCCCCGCATGCTGATGCTGCACAAGCCGAAGGGCTACGTGGTCACGCTCTGCGACGAGAAGGGGCGCAAGACGGTCTACGACCTTTTGCCGGATTGGGCGCGCGCCGAGGGCTGGATGCCGGCGGGCCGGCTGGACCTGGATTCGCGGGGGCTTCTGCTCTTTGCCAAAGAGGGCAAGGTGCTTGACGCGCTGACACGGCCGGGGCATCTGCTCAAGACTTACGAGGTCTGGGTGCGGGGTTTGGTGACGCCGGAGCATGTGCGGCAGGCTTTGGCGGGGGTGGAGACGCCGGAGGGGCTGTGCCGGGCCCGGGAGGTGGAGGTGCTGGGCCGGGCGGGCCCTAAGACTCGGGTCCGGGTGAAGCTCGACGAGGGGAAGAACCGGCACATCCGGCGGATCTTTGGGGCGCTCAAGGACCCGAAGTTCGGGACGGCGCTGAAGGTGCTGGAGCTTAAGCGGGTGGCCGTGGGGGGGCTGGAGCTGGATGTGGCTTCGGGGCAGTGGCGCTTCCTGAGCGACGGGGAAGCGGCGCACCTGCTATAA
- the rmuC gene encoding DNA recombination protein RmuC — translation MLYALVVFNVVTLALVLWVILTMVRLDERTRKAEALPQQIDQNKDDTLRQVREELKSTKADFQNKTDSAVASIQAVTGQLGERLKAAGATLDSLQNSTGQLIAGLQTVSELRDVFLVPQRRGPQSEVHLQSLLENIFPHEDLKFPYSPDPGASEKVEAAVKIAERWLPIDSKAHIDKFLEFKKTNARKDKTAFLNAIKGSVEDISAKYIRPERGTHDFAFLFVPAESLWMEITEFKTGEDAGPDLFSYARAKKVILVSPQTLYPYLRLVMVAMAGKQLQNKAQELHQNLQGLLTRFHEVREAVDKASKQMGNAKANLDEARQGLSDFEVSLTRGVSLAAPQAAGLVESQRSA, via the coding sequence ATGCTCTACGCCCTCGTGGTCTTCAACGTCGTGACCTTGGCCCTCGTTCTCTGGGTCATCCTCACCATGGTCCGCCTGGACGAGCGCACCCGCAAGGCCGAAGCCCTGCCCCAGCAGATCGACCAGAACAAGGACGACACCCTGCGCCAGGTGCGCGAGGAGCTCAAGTCCACCAAAGCCGACTTCCAGAACAAGACCGACTCCGCCGTGGCCTCCATCCAGGCCGTCACCGGCCAGCTCGGCGAGCGCCTCAAGGCCGCGGGCGCCACCTTGGACAGCCTGCAGAACTCCACCGGCCAGCTCATCGCCGGCCTGCAGACCGTCTCCGAGCTGCGCGACGTGTTCCTGGTTCCCCAGCGCCGCGGCCCCCAGTCCGAGGTGCACCTCCAGTCCCTCCTGGAGAACATCTTCCCCCACGAGGACCTCAAGTTCCCCTACAGCCCCGACCCCGGCGCCTCGGAGAAGGTCGAGGCGGCGGTCAAGATCGCGGAGCGCTGGCTGCCCATAGACTCCAAGGCCCACATCGACAAGTTCCTGGAGTTCAAGAAGACCAACGCGCGCAAGGACAAGACCGCTTTCCTCAACGCCATCAAGGGCTCGGTCGAGGACATCTCCGCCAAGTACATCCGGCCCGAGCGCGGCACGCACGACTTCGCCTTCCTCTTCGTGCCGGCCGAGAGCCTGTGGATGGAGATCACCGAGTTCAAGACCGGCGAGGACGCCGGCCCGGACCTTTTCAGCTACGCGCGCGCCAAGAAGGTCATCCTGGTCTCGCCCCAGACCCTCTACCCCTACCTGCGCCTGGTCATGGTGGCCATGGCCGGCAAACAGCTCCAGAACAAGGCCCAGGAGCTGCACCAGAACCTGCAGGGCCTGCTCACCCGCTTCCACGAGGTGCGCGAGGCCGTGGACAAAGCCTCCAAGCAGATGGGCAACGCCAAGGCCAACCTCGACGAGGCCCGCCAGGGCTTGTCGGACTTCGAGGTCAGCCTGACCCGCGGCGTGTCCCTGGCCGCGCCCCAGGCCGCCGGGCTCGTGGAGTCCCAACGGAGCGCCTGA
- a CDS encoding DUF2779 domain-containing protein: MPMRLSKTQYIRGLQCLKSLWLHHFRPDLRVPVSPALQRIFEQGRAVGELARRAFPGGILIAADHDHIPEALQQTQSALQTGVSALFEPAFVHDDLLARPDILVRDEGGWDLIEVKASTDVKEVYLPDVAAQRFAVEGSGLKVRRTLLMHVDNAYVRKGPVDPHKFFRTQDVSALCAPHLKELPAKLAAMQATMEGVLPEVEIGAHCSSPYDCDFRDFCWKHVPDYSVYDLKRADFGTITELRHLGVMRLEDIPPDFGLTDAQEIQVRVAKTGEPHIDGPGIRKCLQSLAYPLHYLDFETVAPAIPPYDGLRPFQALPFQASLHVQAEPDGKAEHLEFLGDPKSDPRAAMVDFLIGKIGPKGSVVVYNASFEGGRLAELAEAFPRQAKALLGVQKRLWDLAVPFRTSLFMHPDMRGSASMKAVLPALVPGMDYDHLDIGDGVAAFLAYESLMAGKLSAAQAKKTMAALREYCGQDTLGMVEILRVLGQYAA, from the coding sequence ATGCCCATGCGCCTGTCCAAGACCCAGTACATCCGCGGCCTGCAGTGCCTCAAATCATTGTGGCTGCATCACTTCCGGCCCGACCTGCGCGTGCCGGTCTCGCCCGCTTTGCAGCGCATCTTCGAGCAGGGCCGGGCCGTGGGCGAGCTGGCGCGACGGGCTTTCCCGGGCGGCATCCTCATCGCCGCGGACCACGACCACATCCCCGAGGCGCTCCAGCAGACCCAGTCGGCCCTCCAGACCGGGGTATCCGCCCTCTTCGAGCCCGCCTTCGTCCACGACGACCTGCTGGCGCGGCCGGACATCCTGGTCCGGGACGAAGGCGGCTGGGACCTCATCGAGGTCAAGGCCTCCACCGACGTCAAGGAGGTCTACCTGCCCGACGTGGCCGCGCAGCGCTTCGCGGTCGAAGGCTCGGGCCTCAAGGTGCGCCGGACCTTGCTCATGCACGTGGACAACGCCTACGTGCGCAAAGGCCCCGTGGACCCGCACAAGTTCTTCCGCACCCAGGACGTCTCCGCGCTCTGCGCGCCGCACCTCAAGGAGCTGCCCGCCAAGCTCGCGGCCATGCAGGCGACCATGGAAGGCGTGCTGCCGGAAGTCGAGATCGGCGCCCACTGCAGCTCGCCCTACGACTGCGACTTCCGGGACTTCTGCTGGAAGCACGTGCCCGACTACTCGGTCTACGACCTCAAGCGCGCCGACTTCGGCACCATCACGGAGCTGCGCCACCTGGGCGTGATGCGCCTGGAGGACATCCCCCCCGACTTCGGCCTCACGGACGCCCAGGAGATCCAGGTCCGGGTGGCCAAGACCGGCGAGCCGCACATCGACGGACCGGGCATCCGCAAGTGCCTGCAGAGCCTGGCCTACCCCCTCCACTACCTGGACTTCGAGACCGTGGCGCCGGCCATCCCGCCTTACGACGGCCTGCGCCCGTTCCAGGCCCTGCCCTTCCAGGCCTCCTTGCACGTGCAGGCCGAGCCCGACGGCAAGGCCGAGCATCTGGAATTCCTGGGCGACCCGAAGTCGGACCCCCGGGCGGCGATGGTCGATTTCCTCATCGGGAAGATAGGCCCCAAGGGCTCGGTGGTGGTCTACAACGCCAGCTTCGAGGGCGGCCGCCTGGCGGAGCTGGCCGAGGCCTTCCCGCGCCAGGCCAAGGCCCTGCTCGGCGTCCAGAAGCGGCTCTGGGACCTGGCCGTGCCCTTCCGCACCAGCCTCTTCATGCATCCGGACATGCGCGGCAGCGCCTCCATGAAGGCGGTCCTGCCCGCTTTGGTCCCGGGCATGGACTACGACCACCTCGACATCGGCGACGGGGTGGCGGCCTTCCTGGCCTACGAATCCCTGATGGCGGGCAAGCTCTCCGCGGCCCAGGCCAAGAAGACCATGGCCGCCCTGCGCGAGTACTGCGGACAGGACACCTTGGGTATGGTGGAGATCCTGCGCGTGCTCGGGCAGTACGCGGCCTAG
- a CDS encoding phosphatidylserine/phosphatidylglycerophosphate/cardiolipin synthase family protein — protein MTIDRKTTSRLLVPLSLILTCAAAQAQSRLKFGSMPALSGAASVGSLFDGGASGAALAVAPAAEVASVPTRSEADLRRELAAAVKSGDWAIMSLSPEARALATPAEKLQMLKTLMDAASRSSNNNGEGGDPDRWRRDAAMQGMLGSAPDAASFDWVYYRANTATMFRVMDSRGLRALSARYRAGAVPGDWDGYLSYLDTVAETKSAGRNQVQFLIDGADVIAPGLAVIDDAKYSIHMEVFQLQGDEVGKAVAERLAAKAAKGVKVRLLLDEHGTQPDEPSGGPVRELIALMRAGGVDVRVRKTPFGAGHLDHRKVMVVDGDVGFTGGMNIGKSYQMDWHDQQTMIIGPAVARLQDNFLEQWRAQGGAVDPNEPGVYPTIEEPANGVETRVVVHRGGAADQNIKAAYIRAFATAQTSIRIANPYFMDADVVQTLCEAAGRKVKVQVVLPEDNDVKIVQRGSRAYYPDLIQAGVEVYEYQGRMAHEKVAVIDTYWSTVGSSNLDTRSLSNNDELNLVLMDRKLAAYIERWLFDADLQRSKRIMQYTPTPRERLDRSLEELL, from the coding sequence ATGACGATAGACCGCAAAACGACGTCGAGACTCCTGGTCCCCCTTTCCCTTATACTGACCTGCGCCGCGGCCCAGGCCCAGTCCCGCCTGAAGTTCGGCAGCATGCCGGCGCTCTCCGGGGCCGCCAGCGTGGGCTCATTGTTCGACGGCGGCGCCTCCGGCGCCGCCCTGGCGGTCGCGCCCGCCGCGGAGGTGGCGTCCGTCCCCACGCGCTCCGAGGCGGACCTGCGCCGCGAGCTCGCCGCAGCGGTCAAAAGCGGGGACTGGGCCATCATGAGCCTCAGCCCGGAGGCCCGGGCCCTGGCCACGCCGGCCGAGAAGCTCCAGATGCTCAAGACTTTGATGGACGCCGCGTCCCGGAGCAGCAACAACAACGGCGAAGGCGGCGACCCGGACCGCTGGCGCCGCGATGCCGCCATGCAGGGCATGCTGGGCTCGGCCCCGGACGCGGCCTCCTTCGACTGGGTCTACTACCGCGCCAATACCGCGACGATGTTCCGGGTCATGGACTCCCGGGGACTGCGCGCCCTCTCCGCCCGCTACCGGGCCGGCGCCGTGCCCGGAGACTGGGACGGCTACCTGAGCTACCTCGACACCGTGGCTGAGACCAAGAGCGCGGGGCGCAACCAGGTCCAGTTCCTCATAGACGGCGCGGATGTCATCGCGCCCGGCCTGGCCGTCATAGACGACGCCAAGTACAGCATCCACATGGAGGTCTTCCAGTTGCAGGGCGACGAGGTCGGCAAGGCCGTGGCCGAGCGCCTGGCGGCCAAGGCGGCCAAGGGCGTGAAGGTGCGCCTGCTGCTCGACGAGCACGGCACGCAGCCTGACGAGCCGTCCGGCGGGCCGGTGCGCGAGCTCATCGCGCTCATGCGCGCCGGCGGCGTGGACGTGCGCGTGCGCAAGACCCCCTTCGGCGCGGGCCACCTGGACCACCGCAAGGTGATGGTGGTGGACGGCGACGTGGGCTTCACCGGCGGCATGAATATCGGCAAGAGCTATCAGATGGACTGGCACGACCAGCAGACCATGATCATCGGCCCGGCCGTGGCCAGGCTCCAGGACAACTTCCTGGAGCAGTGGCGGGCCCAGGGCGGGGCGGTGGACCCCAACGAGCCGGGCGTCTATCCGACGATCGAGGAGCCGGCCAACGGCGTGGAGACGCGGGTGGTCGTGCACCGCGGCGGCGCCGCGGACCAGAACATCAAGGCCGCCTACATCCGCGCCTTCGCCACGGCCCAGACCTCCATCCGCATCGCCAACCCGTACTTCATGGACGCGGACGTGGTGCAGACGCTCTGCGAGGCGGCGGGGCGCAAGGTGAAGGTCCAGGTGGTCCTGCCCGAGGACAACGACGTCAAGATCGTGCAGCGCGGCTCGCGCGCCTACTACCCGGACCTGATCCAGGCCGGCGTCGAGGTCTATGAGTACCAGGGCCGCATGGCGCACGAGAAGGTGGCTGTCATCGACACCTACTGGTCCACCGTGGGCTCATCCAACCTGGACACCCGCAGCCTGAGCAACAACGACGAGCTCAACCTGGTGCTCATGGACCGCAAGCTCGCCGCCTACATCGAGCGCTGGCTCTTCGACGCGGACCTGCAGAGGAGCAAGCGCATCATGCAGTACACCCCCACGCCGCGCGAGCGGCTCGACCGCTCTTTGGAGGAGCTGCTCTAG
- a CDS encoding C1 family peptidase, which yields MRNSLVPGLWAALLLAGAMTAGAQEMLSGGPDEQIAQVQTAIKAKGAKWVAGETALSRLSGKEWGLRVGLSMERPEGPDIQVMMNEALPPRIDWRDHDGKYVTPVRDQKHCGSCWAFAMTGALESNVLLARHEPGKDLNLSEQVLVSCSWVGSCSGGMLIPHFLASTGLPPEADYPYTAANGNCKSAAAGWKDHAYKIGSWGFVSAKLAALKAALVQYGPLPTSYMVYEDFKHYKSGVYSYVSGQKLGGHAVLLVGYDDKEKCFIVKNSWGPDWGEDGYFRIAYSEMDSVVGFGKMTVAYKTPQARKAELMSSAQAGAVDADATLKQIEPLLQSRP from the coding sequence ATGAGAAACAGCCTCGTCCCAGGACTTTGGGCCGCGCTCCTTCTGGCCGGCGCCATGACGGCCGGCGCGCAGGAGATGCTCTCCGGCGGTCCCGATGAGCAGATCGCCCAGGTCCAGACCGCGATCAAGGCGAAGGGCGCCAAGTGGGTCGCGGGCGAGACCGCCCTCTCCCGGCTCTCCGGCAAGGAATGGGGCCTGCGCGTGGGCCTGAGCATGGAGCGCCCCGAAGGTCCCGACATCCAGGTCATGATGAACGAGGCGCTCCCTCCCCGCATCGACTGGCGCGACCACGACGGCAAGTACGTGACCCCCGTCCGGGACCAGAAGCACTGCGGCAGCTGCTGGGCCTTCGCCATGACCGGGGCCCTGGAATCCAACGTCCTCCTGGCGCGCCACGAGCCGGGCAAGGACCTCAACCTCTCCGAGCAGGTCCTCGTCTCCTGCTCCTGGGTGGGCTCCTGCAGCGGCGGCATGCTCATCCCCCATTTCCTCGCGAGCACGGGCCTGCCGCCCGAGGCGGATTATCCGTATACGGCGGCCAACGGGAACTGCAAGAGCGCGGCTGCGGGCTGGAAGGACCACGCCTACAAGATCGGCTCTTGGGGCTTCGTCTCCGCCAAGCTCGCCGCGCTCAAGGCGGCTTTGGTCCAGTACGGCCCCCTGCCCACCTCCTACATGGTGTACGAGGACTTCAAGCACTACAAGTCGGGCGTCTACTCCTACGTCTCGGGCCAGAAGCTCGGCGGGCACGCCGTGCTCCTGGTCGGCTACGACGACAAGGAGAAGTGCTTCATCGTGAAGAACAGCTGGGGCCCGGACTGGGGCGAAGACGGCTACTTCCGCATCGCCTACTCCGAGATGGACAGCGTCGTCGGCTTCGGCAAGATGACCGTCGCCTACAAGACGCCGCAAGCCCGCAAGGCCGAGCTCATGTCCTCGGCTCAGGCCGGCGCCGTGGACGCGGACGCCACGCTCAAGCAGATCGAGCCGCTTCTGCAGAGCAGGCCCTAG